From a region of the Carassius auratus strain Wakin chromosome 31, ASM336829v1, whole genome shotgun sequence genome:
- the LOC113050595 gene encoding inosine-uridine preferring nucleoside hydrolase-like, with the protein MAQKLLIMDTDCGIDDALAIIVALAAPGVKVLAITCCFGNTNVDNVCQNVMRVLTVCQQTQIPVFKGSAGALIRPVTGFKDHFGTDGLGDVLENSEVWKGQIQKEHAVHAMIRLVNENQGEVSLIALGPLTNLALAVRLDPSLPQKLKDLYIMGGNMEGKGNLTPSAEFNFSMDAESAHVVLEEYTCSTCIATWEFTCRNKLSWDCFEELVNQDTSAARFIKMITSKCWAYSREPHINNKDLLFGNGFVPYDAFAVAACVDSSVITEHLQCAVRVEVQGQLGRGMMVVDAANTLKKGNLAFVMRTCDLKKFSLMLKAALQIA; encoded by the exons ATGGCTCAGAAGCTGCTGATAATGGACACGGACTGTGGTATTGATGATGCTCTGGCTATCATCGTCGCTCTCGCAGCTCCTGGTGTGAAGGTGTTGGCCATCACCTGCTGCTTTGGTAACACCAATGTGGATAATGTATGTCAGAATGTGATGCGTGTTTTGACAGTCTGTCAGCAAACCCAG ATTCCAGTTTTTAAAGGGTCTGCTGGTGCTCTAATTAGACCTGTGACAGGATTTAAAGATCACTTTGGCACAGATGGACTTGGAGATGTTCTGGAGAACTCTGAAGTTTGGAAAGGGCAGATACAGAAGGAGCATGCTGTTCATGCTATGATAAGACTGGTGAATGAAAACCAGGGAGAG GTATCGCTCATAGCTCTTGGTCCACTCACTAACTTGGCTTTGGCTGTTAGATTAGATCCCTCCCTCCCTCAGAAACTCAAGGATCTGTACATTATGGGCGGTAACATGGAAG GCAAGGGAAATCTGACACCATCCGCCGAGTTTAATTTTAGTATGGACGCTGAATCAGCTCATGTAGTTTTGGAGGAATATACCTGCTCAACATGCATCGCAACCTGGGAGTTCACATGCAGAAACAAATTATCTTGG GATTGTTTTGAAGAGCTGGTCAATCAGGATACATCAGCTGCTCGATTCATTAAGATGATAACCTCCAAGTGCTGGGCCTACTCTCGAGAACCTCACATCAACAACAAAGATTTGCTCTTTGGGAACGGGTTTGTACCCTACGACGCCTTCGCTGTGGCAGCTTGTGTGGACAGCAGTGTGATAACAGAGCATTTACAGTGTGCCGTACGTGTGGAGGTACAAGGTCAGTTGGGACGAGGCATGATGGTTGTGGATGCTGCCAATACATTGAAGAAAGGCAATCTTGCCTTTGTAATGAGGACATGTGACCTTAAAAAGTTCAGCTTGATGCTGAAAGCAGCTTTACAAATAGCGTAG
- the LOC113050593 gene encoding basic immunoglobulin-like variable motif-containing protein, translating into MPNTAESEGAKVSARTDQEAPSRAPAREDERERNFLSPVTHDALRVRRASSAELQLPWTCPVTHSREKFYTVCSDYALLNRARPIITSEDAPPTNPDTTAAAPSQSHSGGISMSLDGNCDMEVVSSSNKPVLAWEIDTSDFDVVLTRKARTSNLKKFNSKKMKSSDRPSRNLQDLPPQASLEEIKQRKVLDLRRWYCISRPQYKTSCGISSLVSCWNFLYSTLGAGSLPPMSQEEALHILGFQPPFEDIKFGPFTGNATLIRWFRQINDHFRVRGCCYILYKPHGKHKTAGETAEGALLKLTQGLKDESMAYIYHCQNHYFCPVGYEATPLKAAKAYRGPLPLNEMEHWILIGEPSRKHPAIHCKKWADIVTDLNTQNPEYLDIRHIERGIQYRKTKKVGGNLHCIMAFQRVNWQKLGPWALNLENLRHDLHHQAPEHRGQAATEHGSEERAVKCLGRSLSTGNKSDSAWKRLSNTAEYRHRSSPDSDLDEDITD; encoded by the exons ATGCCTAACACTGCGGAAAGTGAAGGCGCCAAGGTATCTGCTAGGACTGATCAGGAGGCTCCATCACGGGCCCCGGCCAGAGAGGATGAGCGTGAGCGCAACTTCCTGAGTCCAGTGACGCATGATGCGCTGCGGGTACGACGGGCCTCCAGCGCAGAGCTCCAGCTTCCATGGACCTGTCCTGTAACACACTCCCGAGAGAAGTTCTACACCGTCTGCTCGGACTATGCCCTACTCAACCGAGCCCGACCCATTATCACATCTGAAGATGCACCACCGACCAATCCAGACACCACAGCTGCAGCCCCTTCCCAGAGTCATTCGGGGGGAATAAGTATGTCTTTAGATGGGAACTGTGATATGGAGGTTGTGTCATCCAGCAACAAGCCTGTGCTGGCCTGGGAGATTGACACCTCTGATTTTGACGTGGTTCTAACACGGAAAGCCAGAACAA gtaatttaaagaaattcaaCTCTAAGAAAATGAAATCGTCTGACAGGCCGAGCAGAAACCTGCAAGATCTCCCGCCACAAGCTTCTCTGGAGGAGATCAAACAGAGAAAAGTCTTGGACCTCCGCAGATG GTACTGCATCAGCCGTCCCCAATATAAAACATCGTGTGGAATCTCCTCACTTGTCTCTTGTTGGAACTTCCTCTACAGTACTTTAGGTGCAGGCAG TCTCCCACCTATGTCTCAAGAAGAAGCGCTGCACATACTTGGTTTCCAGCCTCCATTTGAAGATATTAAGTTTGGACCATTCACTGGCAATGCCACTTTGATTCG ATGGTTCAGACAAATCAACGATCATTTTCGTGTCCGGGGTTGCTGTTACATTCTGTACAAACCTCATGGGAAGCACAAGACGGCAGGAGAGACAG CTGAGGGGGCGCTGCTGAAGCTGACGCAGGGACTTAAAGATGAATCCATGGCCTACATTTACCACTGTCAGAATCACTACTTCTGTCCTGTGGGCTATGAAGCCACACCGCTAAAGGCAGCCAAAGCATACAG ggggccACTGCCACTTAATGAGATGGAGCACTGGATACTTATTGGTGAACCAAGCAGGAAACACCCTGCAATCCACTGTAAAAA ATGGGCAGATATTGTGACAGATCTGAACACTCAGAACCCAGAATACTTAGACATTCGCCACATAGAGAGAGGCATTCAGTATCGCAAAACCAAAAAG GTTGGAGGCAATCTGCATTGCATCATGGCCTTCCAGAGAGTCAACTGGCAAAAGTTGGGACCGTGGGCACTGAATCTGGAAAATCTGAGGCATGATCTCCACCATCAGGCACCAGAACACAGAGGTCAAGCTGCGACAGAGCACGGTTCTGAGGAGCGAGCGGTGAAATGCCTGGGTAGGTCCCTCAGTACGGGGAACAAGTCTGACAGCGCCTGGAAGCGTTTGTCCAACACAGCAGAGTACAGGCACAGAAGCTCTCCAGACAGTGACCTAGATGAAGACATaactgactaa
- the LOC113050596 gene encoding uncharacterized protein LOC113050596, translated as METSPFILDGGLATELEASGFQLQGDPLWSARILHTNPKAIKDVHFRFLKSGSDVITTATYQASIEGFVKYLGVRPEEAQQMIISGVQLAKETVREFMSHSPISEDRREPVVAGSVGPYGAFLHDGSEYTGAYEDKMTMEELKDWHRPQIQCLVKAGADLVAMETIPGLKEAEALVEVLREFPEAKAWLSFSCKDFQNISSGRRFSEAVQVACRSSQLVAVGVNCCPAPLVKPLLESAKSHKKADLSWVVYPNSGEGWDPKTGWKNEKRTSFAKLSLDWKEQGALWIGGCCRVGPADITELKQQHDII; from the exons ATGGAAACCAGTCCGTTCATTCTAGACGGAGGTCTGGCGACAGAACTTGAAGCAAGTGGATTTCAGTTGCAG GGAGATCCCCTATGGAGTGCAAGGATTTTGCATACAAACCCAAAGGCCATTAAGGACGTACATTTCAG ATTTCTTAAAAGCGGTTCTGATGTCATAACAACAGCCACATATCAGGCCAGCATTGAGGGATTCGTGAAATATCTTGGTGTCCGTCCTGAGGAGGCTCAGCAGATGATAATATCAGGGGTTCAGCTGGCAAAAGAGACCGTCCGTGAGTTCATGTCTCACTCACCCATATCAG AAGACAGAAGAGAGCCTGTGGTTGCAGGTTCAGTGGGACCGTATGGGGCATTTTTACATGATGGGTCTGAGTATACAGGGGCCTATGAGGACAAGATGACAATGGAG GAGCTGAAAGACTGGCATCGTCCACAGATCCAGTGCTTAGTAAAAGCCGGAGCTGATCTTGTTGCCATGGAGACCATTCCAGGTCTCAAAGAGGCGGAGGCTTTGGTGGAAGTCCTCCGAGAATTTCCAGAAGCTAAAGCCTGGCTTTCCTTTTCTTGTAAG GACTTTCAGAATATTTCAAGCGGGAGGAGATTTTCTGAGGCGGTTCAGGTGGCTTGTAGGTCCTCACAGCTGGTTGCAGTGGGGGTGAACTGCTGTCCCGCTCCGTTAGTGAAACCACTTCTAGAGTCAGCCAAGTCACACAAGAAAGCAGATTTGAGCTGGGTGGTCTACCCTAATAGTGGAGAAGGATGGGACCCCAAGACCGG ATGGAAAAACGAGAAACGGACATCATTTGCCAAACTAAGTCTCGACTGGAAAGAACAAGGGGCTTTGTGGAttg GTGGCTGCTGTCGTGTTGGTCCTGCTGATATAACTGAGCTGAAACAGCAACATGACATCATTTAG